From a single Granulicella aggregans genomic region:
- the flgG gene encoding flagellar basal-body rod protein FlgG, producing the protein MIRALYTAASGMTAQQMNLDNIANNLANSSTTGFQQRRVAFSDMLYQSTTAPGSAATSQTTNASGLQVGLGVRPTSTETIQTQGDFNTTGNPLDMAISGNGFFQVLLPNGQTGYQRSGSFQLSSQGVISTSDGNPLQPSITIPPNATNVTIGSDGTVSVTQPGTTQATNVGQIQLATFVNPGGLNSVGNNMYLATTASGDPTIGTPGGSEGLGTIQQGVLEESNVSVVDQFVQMIVAQRSYESNSRVVKAADEMLQQLNQLSQ; encoded by the coding sequence ATGATTCGTGCGCTTTATACAGCTGCCAGCGGCATGACGGCTCAGCAGATGAACCTGGACAACATCGCGAACAACCTCGCCAACTCCAGCACCACCGGCTTCCAGCAGCGGCGGGTTGCCTTCTCCGACATGCTTTACCAGAGCACGACCGCTCCGGGATCGGCAGCGACGTCGCAGACGACGAATGCCTCCGGATTGCAGGTTGGACTTGGTGTTCGGCCGACCTCGACGGAGACGATCCAGACGCAGGGAGACTTCAATACGACGGGCAATCCGCTCGACATGGCGATCTCCGGCAACGGGTTCTTCCAGGTTCTTCTGCCGAACGGGCAGACGGGCTATCAGAGATCCGGTTCATTTCAGTTGAGCTCGCAGGGAGTGATCTCTACCAGCGACGGGAATCCGCTTCAGCCTTCGATCACGATTCCCCCGAATGCGACGAACGTGACGATTGGCAGTGATGGCACGGTCAGTGTGACGCAACCGGGAACGACGCAGGCGACGAACGTAGGGCAGATTCAGCTTGCGACGTTTGTCAATCCGGGCGGCCTGAACAGCGTTGGCAACAACATGTATCTGGCGACGACCGCGTCTGGTGATCCGACGATTGGGACACCGGGCGGTTCGGAGGGTCTCGGCACCATTCAGCAGGGCGTGCTTGAAGAGTCCAACGTCAGCGTGGTCGATCAGTTTGTGCAGATGATCGTTGCGCAGCGGTCTTATGAGTCCAACTCGCGGGTTGTGAAAGCAGCCGACGAGATGCTTCAACAGTTGAACCAACTCTCGCAATAG
- a CDS encoding flagellar hook-basal body protein, with product MDSGLYAACTALMARTDALDTIANNMANSSTSGFRQRHTTFSSVLAGAGQQLNSQLNVVTNSYGLLGNSKLDLQAGSLQHTGNELDLGIDGPGFFQVQTTTGATAYTRNGSFQVSTAGQLVTSTGDPVVGASGPINIPKGAVVTVSADGTVSTDGAIAGKLKVVEFTPTADPQSLGATYYTVPQKDVVDSPLSQVRQGSLEGSNVNPVSSVVELINAQRAMEGMRHALTMIDSEIDKTAAQDIPRVS from the coding sequence ATGGATAGCGGACTTTACGCAGCATGCACGGCCCTGATGGCACGCACGGACGCCCTGGACACGATCGCCAACAACATGGCGAACAGCAGCACCAGCGGATTTCGCCAAAGGCATACGACCTTTAGTTCGGTGCTCGCGGGTGCGGGGCAGCAATTGAATTCGCAACTCAATGTGGTGACGAACAGCTATGGCCTGCTGGGTAACTCCAAGCTCGACCTGCAGGCAGGATCTCTTCAGCACACCGGCAATGAGCTTGATCTTGGTATCGATGGACCGGGCTTCTTTCAAGTACAGACGACGACGGGTGCCACGGCCTATACCCGTAACGGCAGCTTCCAGGTATCGACCGCCGGACAGCTGGTTACATCTACAGGGGATCCCGTCGTGGGTGCAAGCGGACCTATAAACATTCCCAAGGGAGCAGTCGTTACCGTGAGTGCAGACGGGACCGTCTCCACAGACGGAGCGATTGCCGGCAAGCTGAAGGTCGTGGAGTTTACGCCGACGGCAGATCCGCAGAGCCTGGGCGCGACTTACTACACCGTGCCGCAGAAGGATGTGGTGGATTCGCCGCTTTCGCAGGTGCGGCAGGGCTCTCTGGAGGGCTCGAACGTGAACCCGGTCTCGAGCGTGGTGGAGCTGATCAATGCGCAGCGTGCGATGGAAGGCATGCGCCATGCCCTGACCATGATTGACTCAGAGATCGATAAGACCGCAGCGCAGGACATTCCTCGCGTTAGCTAA
- a CDS encoding HDOD domain-containing protein gives MHHEPKSRDRGVTAPPRYSVDAYAQSVADILPGLPILTTTRLQLELLLNDPVVDLKAVTEVILADVGATLQILRTVGREFSATDGRPDRIEDCIVSLSAARCHQVVCAPNDSDSESETYAEEWQFRRMRAEHARELARQSEGFSPEEAYLVGLLHRLGTIPQILGWNINTSTSDEDDALGVMLAFHWNLPDCVLSASKERHEDAETTKWREILDRADQLTQRPTP, from the coding sequence ATGCATCACGAGCCGAAGAGCAGAGACCGTGGTGTGACAGCCCCGCCAAGATACTCTGTCGATGCCTATGCGCAGTCCGTTGCAGACATCCTTCCTGGTCTGCCGATACTGACGACGACAAGGTTGCAGCTTGAGCTTCTGCTCAACGACCCGGTCGTTGATCTGAAGGCAGTCACCGAAGTGATCCTCGCCGACGTGGGCGCGACACTACAGATTCTAAGAACAGTTGGGCGCGAGTTTAGTGCCACGGATGGCCGGCCGGACAGGATCGAAGACTGCATCGTGAGTCTTAGCGCGGCCCGTTGCCACCAGGTAGTCTGCGCTCCCAACGATTCTGATTCCGAGTCTGAGACCTATGCCGAGGAGTGGCAGTTCCGGCGGATGCGTGCTGAGCATGCGCGTGAGCTGGCGAGACAGAGCGAAGGATTCTCTCCGGAAGAAGCGTACCTCGTCGGGCTGCTCCATCGGCTTGGAACGATTCCTCAGATTCTGGGATGGAACATCAATACCTCCACCAGCGATGAGGATGATGCGCTCGGGGTCATGCTGGCGTTCCACTGGAACCTCCCCGATTGCGTGCTCTCTGCTTCCAAGGAGCGCCATGAAGATGCGGAGACAACCAAGTGGCGAGAGATCCTGGATCGCGCCGACCAGCTTACTCAGCGGCCGACTCCTTAG
- a CDS encoding FliM/FliN family flagellar motor switch protein, giving the protein MQVTEMPESTRLIAEAFRSALNTALSDSSTSQWQVKAADEMSSEKPDSSATVGYRFSFSGASSGDVIVGVYYSMLGRFRFRDVSDDTTAQKNRLLSALEGRVSLLEESLSKAGAVSIKLELVDNPVLGDHQVLHLNCRPEGEGEESGVAVHLCMSAKLIADLKAAAASPFVFPQVAEAEAANLDLVMDVELNVTLRFGQRQLALREVLELTSGSVVELDRQVDEPIELILDGRVVARGEAVIIDGNYGMRVTQVLQPFMA; this is encoded by the coding sequence ATGCAGGTCACTGAGATGCCGGAGTCTACAAGATTGATTGCTGAGGCGTTCCGCAGCGCACTGAATACAGCGCTATCCGATAGCTCTACGTCGCAGTGGCAGGTGAAGGCCGCCGACGAGATGTCGTCCGAGAAGCCTGACTCGTCCGCGACCGTGGGATATCGTTTCAGCTTCAGTGGAGCGAGTTCCGGGGATGTGATCGTCGGGGTTTATTACTCGATGTTGGGGCGGTTCAGGTTCCGGGATGTGAGTGACGATACGACGGCACAGAAGAACCGGCTATTGTCCGCTCTTGAGGGCCGCGTGTCTCTGCTTGAAGAATCGTTGTCTAAGGCAGGGGCTGTTTCCATCAAGTTGGAGTTGGTGGACAACCCTGTTCTCGGCGATCATCAAGTGCTGCATCTGAACTGCCGCCCCGAGGGCGAGGGCGAAGAGTCCGGCGTCGCGGTCCATCTTTGCATGAGCGCGAAGCTCATCGCCGATCTCAAGGCTGCTGCGGCATCGCCCTTCGTGTTTCCCCAGGTTGCCGAAGCAGAGGCGGCCAATCTCGATCTCGTAATGGATGTCGAGCTCAATGTGACGCTGCGCTTTGGACAGCGACAGCTCGCTCTTCGCGAGGTGCTGGAGTTGACCAGCGGGTCAGTGGTTGAGCTTGATCGCCAAGTGGATGAGCCCATCGAGTTGATCCTCGACGGCAGAGTCGTAGCTCGTGGAGAGGCTGTCATCATCGACGGCAACTATGGGATGCGGGTCACGCAAGTCCTTCAACCCTTCATGGCTTAG
- a CDS encoding FliM/FliN family flagellar motor switch protein: MNATKQETPASTMSSGPTVHPCNFRSAGRLSNESARTLTSLHELVARYLTNSLDVYLGTGLEVRFASVEQLTMDEFKLACVSGGYMLPCATKSSSNTVLLEIDNPLMFTMTDLLLGGTGEMVEVVREVTEIDEDIMEGVGTLIAAEIERVWQAAGYTLTPGKCIKPNYAHRIFPQTEKVLHIKFDVHVANMTGTLAMAFPAPLGGSLVRSTRADYANGKGSSFEPLPDLRKRILNCKFSLAGELTGLRVPVRNVAAIEVGSVLLLSAAVSDPAKVMLEGKSYYEALPVRQGNNKAMQLGRRIQTGLQETEKTEELNHAGH; this comes from the coding sequence TTGAACGCGACGAAGCAAGAAACTCCGGCAAGCACGATGTCGAGCGGACCGACCGTGCATCCGTGCAACTTTCGTTCGGCGGGCCGGCTCTCGAATGAGAGCGCACGCACGCTCACATCGCTGCACGAGCTGGTCGCGCGCTATCTTACCAACTCGCTGGACGTTTATCTGGGCACTGGCCTCGAGGTGCGGTTTGCCTCGGTGGAGCAGTTGACGATGGACGAGTTCAAGCTGGCCTGCGTCTCTGGCGGTTACATGCTGCCGTGTGCAACGAAATCGAGCTCCAACACGGTGCTGCTTGAGATCGACAATCCCCTGATGTTTACCATGACCGATCTGCTGCTTGGCGGAACAGGAGAGATGGTTGAGGTTGTGCGCGAAGTCACCGAGATCGACGAAGACATCATGGAAGGCGTCGGCACGTTAATTGCCGCTGAGATTGAGCGGGTCTGGCAGGCTGCCGGGTACACCCTTACTCCCGGCAAGTGCATTAAGCCGAACTACGCGCACCGGATCTTTCCCCAGACAGAGAAGGTGCTGCATATCAAGTTTGACGTTCATGTGGCGAATATGACGGGTACCCTTGCGATGGCTTTCCCTGCTCCGCTCGGCGGCAGCCTGGTGCGCAGCACGCGCGCAGACTACGCAAACGGCAAGGGCTCGAGCTTTGAGCCGTTGCCCGATCTCAGGAAGCGCATCCTCAACTGCAAATTCTCACTTGCCGGCGAACTGACCGGGCTGCGGGTTCCGGTGCGTAACGTGGCAGCGATTGAAGTGGGCAGCGTGCTGCTGTTGTCGGCGGCTGTATCCGATCCGGCAAAGGTGATGCTCGAAGGAAAGAGTTACTACGAAGCGTTGCCCGTCCGCCAGGGCAACAACAAAGCCATGCAGTTGGGCCGGCGTATCCAAACAGGCCTGCAGGAAACAGAGAAGACTGAGGAGCTAAACCATGCAGGTCACTGA
- a CDS encoding sigma-70 family RNA polymerase sigma factor, producing the protein MALAHTVYKNLSDETGEISLRNEMILQELPQVHYIASRILDRLPQQVELDDLVSAGVLGLLDAYRCFDPTKNAQFSTFAKFRIKGAILDSLRALDWGSRGIRRKGREISEATTKLESSLGRSPRNEEVAAELGITLAALNDVQKELSSLYIVGQEVASSVEGGATVDLIESAASLWDNPFEAYRKTEEKARLVKAVSELSEREQLILSLYYVEELTMREVAEVVDLAISRVSQIHAAALLKLRTSLEAKTHDDLVEMSARSIR; encoded by the coding sequence ATGGCGTTAGCTCACACGGTGTACAAGAATCTGTCCGATGAGACAGGCGAAATAAGTCTTCGCAACGAGATGATCCTGCAGGAGCTGCCGCAGGTGCACTACATCGCATCGCGCATTTTGGACCGTCTGCCGCAGCAAGTTGAGCTCGATGACCTCGTGAGCGCCGGGGTGCTTGGTCTGCTCGATGCGTATCGCTGCTTCGATCCGACCAAGAATGCCCAGTTCAGTACGTTCGCCAAGTTCCGCATCAAAGGCGCAATCCTCGACAGTCTTCGCGCACTGGATTGGGGTTCTCGCGGAATTAGAAGGAAGGGCCGCGAGATTAGCGAGGCGACGACAAAATTAGAGTCTTCGCTGGGACGTTCCCCGCGCAACGAAGAGGTTGCGGCAGAGCTTGGCATCACGCTGGCCGCGTTGAACGACGTTCAGAAGGAGCTGAGCTCTCTTTACATCGTGGGGCAGGAGGTCGCTTCTTCCGTCGAAGGCGGGGCCACGGTCGACCTTATTGAATCCGCAGCCAGCCTGTGGGACAACCCGTTCGAGGCCTATCGCAAGACGGAAGAGAAGGCGCGGCTGGTCAAGGCTGTGAGCGAGCTCTCTGAGCGCGAACAGTTGATTCTGTCTCTCTATTACGTAGAGGAGTTGACGATGCGCGAGGTCGCCGAGGTGGTTGATCTCGCCATCTCGCGGGTTTCGCAGATCCACGCCGCAGCCCTGCTGAAGCTGAGAACTTCGCTTGAGGCCAAGACGCACGATGATCTGGTCGAGATGAGCGCCAGGAGCATACGTTGA
- the flhA gene encoding flagellar biosynthesis protein FlhA, with protein sequence MSEKKGLLKTLASSGEWVVPMAAVSMVFVMLVPLPSILLDLMLTVSITASVLVLLTAVQILRPVEFSVFPSLLLLLTMLRLSLDLASTRRILLHGNEGSSAAGKVIEAFGQFVVGGNYVVGFVIFLALIAIQYLVISHGAVRTAEVTARFTLDAMPGKQMAIDADLNAGLINEQQARKRRENVSREAEFCGAMDGAARFSQRDSLATILIMAINIIAGFLIGVFQQGIPFQEALKTYTILTVGDGLVSILPSLLVSVAGGIVVTRAASKESLGVNVQKQLLSSPRLLWIGGGVLAALGFIPGLPKVAFFSVAAGLMYAAYKIKDEKVAEDPDAVEPALLTAGKPGGAPALAAESMDSVMKLDELMLEVGVGLVPLVDAKQGGQLLARVKALRKNLAQQLGFLVPSIHITDNLALREGEYVVYIRGVEIARWELRRGLALAISSEAGVPNLPGEETREPAFDVPAKWISKELQAQAIAAGYAVADSTSVLAAHLAELIKRNAYELLSRHETKRLIDRLNESHPKLVEELIPKLLSLGEVQKVLQQLLREQVSIRDLGTILEALVDTAAINKNGVALVEAARQALGRGLIRPLLDTKGELRVVTLDASIEEECMRAANGQTGQLSSTGLQISVARRVLDSLRASFGDQINEAPPVLLCSSPGRFYLRRLLEPFLPKITVISPSEIPAMTMVQSVGVVR encoded by the coding sequence ATGAGTGAAAAAAAGGGTTTGTTGAAGACGCTTGCTTCCTCGGGTGAATGGGTTGTGCCGATGGCGGCGGTGTCGATGGTCTTCGTGATGCTGGTGCCGTTGCCCAGCATCCTGCTGGACCTGATGCTGACGGTCAGCATCACGGCTTCGGTGCTGGTGCTGCTGACTGCTGTGCAGATCCTGCGGCCGGTTGAGTTCTCGGTGTTTCCGAGCCTTCTTCTACTGCTGACGATGCTTCGTCTCTCGCTCGATCTTGCGAGCACGCGACGCATTCTGCTGCACGGGAACGAAGGTTCCTCGGCGGCTGGCAAGGTCATCGAAGCGTTCGGGCAGTTCGTCGTTGGCGGCAACTATGTTGTCGGCTTCGTGATCTTCCTGGCGTTGATCGCGATTCAGTATCTCGTCATCAGTCATGGTGCGGTGCGTACTGCGGAAGTTACGGCTCGCTTCACTTTGGACGCGATGCCGGGTAAGCAGATGGCGATCGACGCCGATCTTAACGCCGGTCTCATCAACGAGCAGCAGGCCCGCAAGCGCCGCGAAAATGTATCGCGAGAGGCGGAGTTTTGCGGCGCGATGGACGGCGCCGCGAGGTTCTCGCAACGCGACTCGCTGGCCACGATTCTGATCATGGCGATCAACATCATCGCCGGTTTCTTGATCGGAGTGTTTCAGCAGGGCATTCCTTTTCAGGAGGCGCTGAAGACCTACACGATCCTGACAGTTGGCGATGGCCTGGTGTCGATTTTGCCTTCGCTGCTTGTGTCGGTAGCGGGCGGTATCGTGGTTACGCGCGCGGCTTCGAAGGAGTCGCTCGGCGTCAACGTGCAGAAGCAACTGCTGAGCAGCCCTCGACTGCTTTGGATCGGTGGAGGCGTGCTTGCGGCACTCGGGTTCATTCCAGGGCTGCCCAAGGTCGCCTTCTTTAGCGTAGCTGCTGGGCTGATGTATGCCGCGTACAAGATCAAGGACGAGAAGGTTGCGGAAGATCCGGATGCGGTTGAGCCGGCGCTTCTGACGGCAGGCAAGCCTGGTGGAGCTCCGGCGCTTGCGGCTGAGTCGATGGACTCCGTGATGAAGCTCGACGAGCTGATGCTCGAGGTGGGCGTTGGACTGGTGCCGCTGGTCGATGCGAAGCAGGGCGGCCAACTGCTTGCTCGTGTGAAGGCGCTGCGCAAGAATCTCGCACAACAACTGGGGTTCCTTGTTCCTTCGATTCACATTACGGACAACCTCGCGCTACGTGAGGGCGAGTACGTCGTCTATATCCGTGGCGTAGAGATCGCTCGATGGGAGCTTCGCCGCGGACTTGCGTTGGCGATCAGCTCTGAGGCGGGCGTGCCGAATCTACCTGGCGAAGAGACGCGTGAGCCAGCCTTCGATGTGCCGGCGAAGTGGATCAGCAAGGAGCTGCAGGCACAGGCGATCGCTGCCGGATATGCCGTCGCGGATTCTACTTCTGTGTTAGCTGCGCATCTTGCGGAGCTCATCAAGCGCAATGCTTATGAGTTGCTCTCGCGTCACGAGACGAAGCGTCTTATCGATCGCCTGAATGAGTCGCATCCCAAGCTGGTTGAAGAGCTGATTCCGAAGTTGCTGAGCCTGGGCGAAGTGCAGAAGGTGCTGCAGCAGTTGCTGAGGGAGCAGGTTTCGATCAGGGACCTGGGGACCATCCTTGAAGCGCTGGTGGATACTGCGGCGATCAACAAGAATGGCGTGGCGCTGGTCGAGGCTGCGCGGCAGGCCCTTGGCCGGGGGCTGATACGGCCTTTGCTTGATACCAAGGGAGAGCTGAGAGTGGTGACGCTCGACGCGTCGATTGAAGAAGAGTGCATGCGAGCGGCGAATGGGCAGACCGGGCAGCTTTCTTCCACAGGCCTGCAGATATCTGTGGCACGCCGCGTGCTAGATAGTTTGCGTGCGTCCTTTGGCGATCAGATTAATGAGGCTCCACCGGTGCTGCTGTGCTCTTCACCGGGCAGGTTCTATCTGCGGCGTCTCCTGGAGCCCTTCCTGCCTAAGATCACCGTCATCTCACCCAGCGAGATTCCGGCGATGACGATGGTGCAGTCGGTAGGAGTTGTTCGATGA
- a CDS encoding EscU/YscU/HrcU family type III secretion system export apparatus switch protein, whose protein sequence is MPESNKTEQATPKRREKAREQGQVARSKELPSVLALIGAVAALAMMCRGAVTHWTTFYRNVLDSAATGDFQSGGPIFFWSAVEVFRWIVPVLLTAMLLSVAAGVAQGGISIAPEALQLKFERFNPASKLGQIFSVTGLNNLLKSLLPFGAIAWIAENCMSSHWGLMIHASSFGLKMLMSTVGGMMYEVGWKACLVLIAWSGVDYLLTWQKMEGDLKMSREEIKEEHKSSEGNPVSKGRIRRMQRRMRKKQALAAAATATVIVTNPTHYAVALRYTPDMPAPIVVTKGMNLLAQEIKAIGAENGVLLLENKPLAQALYKTVEIGDSIPSALYQAVADILVIVFRAQAEVRMQEQRRRSRNASGELVRG, encoded by the coding sequence ATGCCCGAGTCGAATAAAACAGAGCAAGCTACACCCAAACGCCGGGAAAAGGCCCGCGAACAGGGCCAGGTCGCCCGTTCGAAGGAGCTGCCAAGCGTGCTTGCTCTCATTGGGGCCGTAGCTGCGCTGGCGATGATGTGCCGTGGAGCGGTGACGCACTGGACGACTTTCTATAGGAACGTTCTGGACTCTGCCGCGACCGGAGACTTTCAGAGCGGCGGTCCCATCTTCTTCTGGAGCGCGGTCGAGGTGTTTCGCTGGATTGTGCCTGTACTGCTGACAGCGATGCTGCTATCGGTCGCGGCCGGTGTGGCGCAGGGCGGGATCAGTATCGCGCCCGAGGCGCTGCAGCTTAAATTCGAGCGATTCAACCCTGCATCGAAGCTGGGCCAGATTTTTTCGGTTACAGGTCTGAATAATCTTTTGAAGTCTCTGCTGCCGTTTGGAGCGATCGCATGGATCGCGGAGAACTGCATGAGCTCGCACTGGGGACTGATGATTCACGCTTCGTCGTTTGGACTGAAGATGCTGATGTCCACTGTCGGCGGCATGATGTACGAGGTGGGCTGGAAGGCGTGCCTGGTCCTGATTGCGTGGTCCGGTGTCGACTATCTGTTGACCTGGCAAAAGATGGAAGGCGACCTGAAGATGAGTCGCGAAGAGATTAAGGAAGAGCACAAGTCGAGCGAGGGAAACCCTGTAAGCAAGGGTAGAATTCGCCGGATGCAGCGCCGCATGAGAAAGAAGCAGGCACTTGCTGCGGCAGCTACGGCGACCGTGATTGTGACCAATCCGACCCACTATGCGGTGGCGCTGCGGTACACGCCGGATATGCCCGCGCCCATCGTCGTCACAAAGGGAATGAATCTTCTGGCGCAGGAGATCAAGGCTATCGGGGCGGAGAATGGCGTTCTTCTTCTGGAGAACAAGCCGCTCGCGCAAGCGTTGTATAAGACGGTTGAGATAGGCGACTCGATTCCATCTGCACTTTATCAGGCGGTCGCGGATATTCTCGTCATCGTCTTCAGAGCACAGGCAGAGGTAAGAATGCAGGAGCAGCGGCGACGTAGCCGTAACGCGTCCGGAGAGCTGGTGCGCGGATGA
- the fliR gene encoding flagellar biosynthetic protein FliR: protein MIQIPFLDVMQAMLAISVRLSGLFLFAPFLGSSVIPARIKAALVLGLTLLMYPMVSHSWPALPMTEWPMLVFRELLVGVALGIATQVVFEAVQMAGQVLSIQMGYSLINILDPNTQVDTTVVAMFHNSIAMLIFLRLDVHLWLLRAIGNSFTYLPPGGAKLNEPLVMALVGAGTAILSTGVQIAAPVLSATLLTDIVLGLLGKASPQLPLMLLGPAVKSLLGLSILFISLKYWPDMFRNLFLNSLGYADRVLHLAK, encoded by the coding sequence GTGATCCAGATCCCGTTCCTGGACGTGATGCAGGCGATGTTGGCGATCAGCGTGAGGCTCTCGGGGCTCTTCCTCTTCGCGCCTTTCCTGGGAAGCTCGGTGATCCCAGCGCGGATCAAGGCGGCGCTGGTTCTTGGACTCACGCTGCTGATGTATCCGATGGTCTCGCACAGCTGGCCCGCGCTGCCCATGACCGAGTGGCCAATGCTGGTTTTTCGCGAACTGCTGGTAGGAGTCGCGTTGGGAATTGCGACGCAGGTTGTCTTCGAAGCGGTGCAGATGGCCGGACAGGTTCTGAGCATCCAGATGGGGTACTCGCTGATCAATATTCTCGACCCCAACACACAGGTAGATACGACGGTCGTAGCAATGTTCCACAACTCGATCGCGATGCTGATCTTCCTGCGGCTGGATGTACACCTGTGGCTGCTGCGGGCGATCGGGAACAGCTTCACCTATCTTCCGCCGGGCGGAGCGAAGCTGAATGAGCCGCTGGTGATGGCTCTGGTGGGTGCGGGAACCGCGATTCTTTCGACGGGTGTGCAGATCGCCGCGCCTGTTTTATCGGCCACGCTTCTGACGGACATCGTGCTTGGGCTGCTGGGCAAGGCATCGCCGCAGTTGCCGTTGATGCTGCTTGGCCCAGCGGTAAAGAGTCTTCTGGGGCTGTCCATACTTTTCATCTCGCTGAAGTATTGGCCGGATATGTTTCGCAACCTTTTTCTCAACTCGCTCGGCTATGCCGACCGGGTCTTGCACCTCGCAAAGTAA
- a CDS encoding flagellar biosynthetic protein FliQ, with the protein MAPVDWVIDEELSVMGADAVVTLGRLMLEEVMLLTAPILLVAIAVSLLVNIVQVLTSLQDQTLSSVPRLLATGSALFILMPWMWRHLSTYTFSLFSDFSKVLQ; encoded by the coding sequence ATGGCACCTGTTGATTGGGTCATTGATGAGGAGCTTTCAGTAATGGGCGCAGATGCGGTGGTCACTTTAGGGCGGTTGATGTTGGAGGAGGTCATGCTTCTGACCGCACCGATTCTTTTGGTCGCGATTGCGGTCAGCCTCCTCGTCAACATCGTGCAGGTGCTCACGTCGCTTCAGGACCAGACCCTTTCGAGCGTGCCTCGGCTATTGGCGACAGGCTCTGCACTGTTCATCCTGATGCCGTGGATGTGGCGTCATCTCAGCACCTACACCTTCAGCCTGTTCTCGGACTTCTCGAAGGTGCTCCAGTGA
- the fliP gene encoding flagellar type III secretion system pore protein FliP (The bacterial flagellar biogenesis protein FliP forms a type III secretion system (T3SS)-type pore required for flagellar assembly.) has product MFVAHGAGAGAGVAAGPGGLQINGLGGTSAPWTIVVLMTFLTLIPSLLLCVTPFARLLIVFHFLRQALGLQTTPSNQTLIGLSMIMTFFLMQPVGQTIYDTAVVPLQDGKITPLDAVQRAGTPLRMFMSHYVREKDVNLFLELAKEPRPHKVEDLSFRVILPSYILSELKSGFQIGTVLFLPFLVVDMVVASITTSVGMMQLPPVVISTPLKLLLFLMVDGWHLLIGSLMRSFQ; this is encoded by the coding sequence ATGTTTGTCGCGCACGGGGCCGGCGCTGGGGCTGGCGTCGCGGCCGGGCCCGGAGGACTTCAGATCAACGGGCTGGGCGGAACGTCTGCACCCTGGACGATCGTCGTCCTGATGACGTTCCTCACGCTCATTCCTTCGCTGCTGTTGTGCGTGACTCCGTTTGCCCGTCTGCTGATCGTCTTTCACTTCCTGCGCCAGGCGCTGGGACTGCAGACGACTCCTTCGAACCAGACCCTGATCGGGCTTTCAATGATTATGACCTTCTTCCTGATGCAGCCGGTCGGACAGACGATCTACGACACGGCGGTTGTCCCTCTGCAGGATGGAAAGATCACACCTCTCGATGCGGTGCAGCGGGCGGGAACGCCGTTACGGATGTTCATGTCCCACTATGTGCGCGAGAAGGACGTGAACCTGTTTCTCGAGCTGGCGAAGGAGCCGCGACCGCACAAGGTTGAAGACCTTTCCTTTCGGGTGATCCTGCCCTCGTACATTCTTTCGGAGCTGAAGTCCGGCTTTCAGATCGGCACCGTGCTCTTTCTGCCATTCCTTGTAGTGGACATGGTGGTGGCTTCGATTACGACCTCGGTCGGCATGATGCAGTTGCCGCCGGTCGTTATTTCGACGCCGCTGAAGCTGCTCCTGTTCCTGATGGTTGACGGATGGCACCTGTTGATTGGGTCATTGATGAGGAGCTTTCAGTAA
- a CDS encoding flagellar biosynthetic protein FliO — protein sequence MTRSNSAATAETQQSWASVLRITEVAAGLPASESHRPATSGAITLQMVLEKLQAGWRWVERKRSQQISAKRLRVAETISLGEKRTLSIVMVDGSQYLIGSSAGGVQLLTKLDDNNRDERSQ from the coding sequence ATGACGCGTTCGAATTCCGCCGCAACGGCGGAGACCCAGCAGAGCTGGGCAAGTGTTCTTCGAATCACAGAGGTGGCGGCGGGTTTACCAGCGAGCGAATCGCACCGCCCGGCAACTTCGGGGGCGATCACGCTGCAGATGGTATTGGAAAAGCTGCAGGCTGGTTGGCGCTGGGTTGAGCGCAAACGCAGCCAACAGATTTCAGCAAAAAGGCTTCGTGTTGCCGAAACGATATCGCTGGGCGAGAAGCGGACTCTATCCATTGTGATGGTCGATGGCTCGCAGTACCTTATCGGCAGTTCGGCGGGCGGCGTTCAACTGCTTACAAAGCTTGATGACAACAACAGAGATGAGAGGTCGCAGTGA